One Calditrichia bacterium DNA window includes the following coding sequences:
- a CDS encoding TonB-dependent receptor plug domain-containing protein — MAQQVISGIVVDARSLNPLKGADVYLKLAKVGTTTDDDGFFRLEVAENALSDTLMVSFLGFETYVSRLSTFPNRSRIELQPGNLSVSDSVTVRDFRSDISRQEIPHARSEISFEEIESRGSSEIGDIFKNIPAVRIEGNDLNGRRIQIRGSDASEVNVYIDGVLINNLGVSDAADLSIIPVESIESLEVLKGSNMTLLGNGAFGGVVNIHTRKKLDREVYLKTKQGSFNSQYYIGEVNVPLSRNFVLNYFGQVNSNKPGIEFFPGEVLDSTKTENAQVDIFKQNHNLRMDYYLSEGQLSARVFGYVLDYQKPSWQNLRQNLIVAGSYRGTLLGAEDLDLMLNYQIGKDDIERLQTQVQNTYEDIYQTRRLNFRAAKKYTADKNEFQLLAEYYHDEVDIEFRDARRANPLYYGALLYENRFSFAGVAGFSNQFNNRPDITWKTHFGLRDDYITTGEHFVSPTIGIQIEFEKPNYVLTPYLSYGKNVRFHSLADNAYLQLQEIDAGDSTLNRLEPEVNNAGEMGFSLKRDVQGRMYSGYEVAMSVFRSTIVNKLIQLPSDPSRVLSQIGRNETNGFETSLKFNGLLKRMSLQATATMLDISDLSLYPFKPENMFSVQLDYQSPWGFYVNTTLFREGKSSGLVPAGNQTNELISEEIPAFYDVDIAAGYRFRVSGMQWHLQASGYNILDNSGYQFYLLKKQYFQVSLSVKL, encoded by the coding sequence ATGGCGCAACAAGTGATTTCCGGTATTGTGGTTGATGCGCGATCGCTCAATCCGCTGAAAGGTGCGGATGTGTATCTGAAGCTGGCGAAAGTTGGAACAACAACGGATGATGACGGTTTTTTTCGGCTGGAAGTGGCGGAAAATGCGCTCAGCGATACGCTGATGGTCAGCTTTTTGGGATTCGAAACGTATGTGAGCAGGTTGTCGACATTTCCCAATCGCAGCCGAATTGAATTGCAGCCGGGCAATCTTTCCGTATCGGATTCGGTGACGGTGCGCGACTTTCGCTCAGATATTTCCCGACAGGAAATTCCCCACGCTCGGAGCGAAATTTCATTCGAAGAAATTGAATCGCGCGGCAGCAGCGAAATTGGCGATATTTTCAAAAATATTCCGGCAGTGCGCATCGAAGGGAATGATTTGAACGGGCGGCGCATCCAGATTCGCGGCAGCGATGCCAGCGAAGTAAACGTTTATATCGACGGCGTGCTCATTAACAATCTCGGTGTCAGCGATGCCGCCGATTTATCGATCATCCCGGTGGAGAGCATCGAATCGCTGGAGGTGCTCAAAGGCTCGAACATGACGCTGCTGGGCAACGGTGCGTTCGGCGGCGTGGTCAATATTCACACCCGTAAAAAACTCGACCGGGAAGTGTATCTCAAAACGAAACAGGGCAGTTTCAACAGCCAATATTACATTGGCGAAGTGAACGTGCCGCTTTCCCGGAATTTTGTGCTCAACTATTTTGGGCAGGTAAACAGCAACAAGCCGGGCATCGAATTTTTTCCCGGCGAGGTGTTGGATTCCACAAAAACCGAAAATGCGCAGGTTGATATCTTCAAACAAAACCACAACTTACGTATGGATTATTATTTATCTGAAGGGCAGTTGAGCGCCCGCGTTTTCGGATATGTTCTGGATTACCAAAAGCCGTCCTGGCAGAATTTGCGGCAAAATCTCATCGTAGCCGGATCCTATCGCGGAACATTGCTCGGTGCGGAAGATCTCGATTTGATGTTGAATTACCAAATCGGAAAAGACGACATCGAGCGATTGCAAACACAAGTTCAAAATACCTACGAGGATATTTATCAAACCCGGCGGTTGAATTTCCGCGCTGCCAAAAAATATACCGCCGATAAAAATGAGTTCCAGTTGTTGGCGGAATATTATCACGATGAAGTGGATATCGAATTCCGCGACGCCAGACGTGCTAACCCATTGTATTATGGTGCTTTACTGTATGAAAACAGATTCAGTTTTGCCGGTGTGGCAGGGTTTAGCAACCAATTTAACAATCGCCCGGACATCACCTGGAAGACCCATTTTGGCTTACGCGATGATTACATTACCACCGGTGAACATTTTGTTTCGCCGACAATCGGTATTCAGATTGAATTTGAGAAACCCAATTATGTGCTGACACCCTATTTGAGCTACGGCAAAAACGTCCGCTTTCACTCGCTGGCGGATAACGCATATCTCCAGTTACAGGAAATTGACGCCGGAGATTCCACACTCAATCGGCTGGAACCGGAAGTGAACAACGCCGGAGAGATGGGTTTTAGCCTGAAACGCGATGTTCAGGGGCGGATGTATTCCGGTTACGAAGTGGCGATGTCCGTTTTTCGCAGCACAATTGTGAACAAGCTGATCCAGTTGCCGAGCGATCCGTCCCGGGTGCTATCGCAGATCGGGCGCAACGAGACCAACGGTTTCGAGACATCCCTCAAATTCAACGGATTGCTGAAACGGATGAGTTTGCAGGCAACAGCAACGATGCTGGATATTTCGGATCTCTCGCTTTATCCCTTTAAACCGGAAAATATGTTCAGCGTTCAGTTGGATTATCAGTCACCGTGGGGATTTTATGTAAACACCACGCTGTTCCGCGAAGGAAAAAGCAGCGGACTTGTGCCCGCCGGAAACCAAACCAACGAGCTAATTTCGGAAGAAATACCCGCATTTTACGATGTAGATATTGCAGCCGGTTATCGCTTTCGGGTGAGCGGTATGCAATGGCATTTGCAGGCTTCCGGCTACAATATTCTGGATAATAGTGGTTATCAATTTTATTTGTTGAAAAAACAGTATTTTCAGGTATCGTTATCGGTGAAGTTGTAA
- a CDS encoding protein-L-isoaspartate(D-aspartate) O-methyltransferase → MTSPETGGNREQLWQKLRRQMVDEHLMKRGISDARVLQAFLDVPRHLFVPEERIDESYDDKPLPIGWDQTISQPFIVAYMVGLLSLKQSERVLEIGTGSGYETAILAKIISEVYSIEIVPELSERADKIMENMGLANVRLRVGNGYEGWPEAAPFDAIIVSAAPKKIPHDLIHQLRIGGRMIIPVGGMMQRLFLITRGEKKLNISRKIPVRFVPMVR, encoded by the coding sequence ATGACTTCACCGGAAACCGGTGGAAACCGGGAACAACTTTGGCAAAAACTGCGCCGGCAAATGGTTGACGAGCATTTAATGAAACGCGGTATTTCCGATGCACGGGTGCTGCAGGCGTTTCTCGATGTGCCGCGCCACCTTTTTGTTCCCGAAGAACGCATTGACGAATCCTACGACGATAAGCCACTTCCTATCGGTTGGGACCAAACCATTTCGCAACCGTTTATTGTTGCATACATGGTTGGTTTGCTTTCGCTGAAACAATCGGAGCGCGTGCTGGAAATCGGCACCGGTTCCGGCTACGAAACAGCAATTCTGGCAAAAATAATCAGCGAAGTGTATTCGATCGAAATCGTTCCGGAGTTGTCGGAGCGTGCCGATAAGATTATGGAAAATATGGGTTTAGCCAACGTCCGTTTGCGGGTTGGCAACGGCTACGAAGGCTGGCCGGAAGCCGCGCCGTTTGATGCAATTATTGTTTCCGCAGCGCCCAAAAAAATTCCGCATGATTTAATTCACCAATTGCGCATCGGCGGGCGGATGATCATTCCGGTTGGCGGAATGATGCAACGGCTTTTCCTGATCACCCGCGGTGAAAAAAAACTGAACATTTCCCGGAAAATCCCCGTACGATTTGTTCCGATGGTCCGCTGA
- a CDS encoding histone deacetylase, whose product MHLNWKNLHFYYHPIFLEHLKGLRHPENPERLGIIVEYLQRHGIWDQLVHKTPEKAELKWIETNHSPSYIHSIEETCLRAPAILDGGDTLVTEKSFEAALYGVGACLAGVDDLMNNKVDSVFCAIRPPGHHAEYAEAMGFCLFNNVAIAARYAIDRYALQRVFILDWDVHQGNGTHHSFYQNHDVYFCSIHQWPLYPGIGAAEERGRGLGKGYTLNIPLPPDCGDHEYLRVLSEQIIPELRLYHPDLLIISAGFDAHDDDPLAQMRVSTEGFRKMTRMLREEMKQINDGKILSVLEGGYHHENLAASLLAHLEALVETE is encoded by the coding sequence ATGCATCTGAACTGGAAAAATCTCCACTTCTATTACCACCCGATTTTTTTGGAACATTTAAAAGGGCTGCGTCATCCGGAAAACCCCGAACGGCTGGGTATTATCGTCGAGTATTTGCAACGCCACGGCATTTGGGATCAACTTGTGCACAAAACACCGGAAAAAGCAGAGCTAAAATGGATCGAAACCAACCACAGCCCCTCGTATATCCACAGCATTGAGGAAACGTGTTTGCGTGCGCCGGCAATTCTGGATGGCGGAGATACACTGGTAACCGAAAAATCGTTCGAAGCTGCCTTATATGGCGTCGGTGCATGCCTTGCGGGTGTGGACGATCTGATGAATAATAAAGTAGATAGCGTATTTTGCGCCATCCGTCCGCCCGGGCATCACGCCGAATATGCCGAAGCAATGGGATTTTGCCTCTTCAACAATGTTGCCATTGCCGCGCGATATGCCATTGATCGCTACGCGCTGCAGCGTGTTTTCATTCTGGATTGGGATGTGCATCAGGGCAACGGCACCCACCACAGTTTTTATCAAAATCACGATGTTTATTTTTGCAGCATTCACCAATGGCCGTTGTATCCGGGAATCGGCGCTGCGGAGGAACGTGGTCGCGGGCTCGGAAAGGGATACACGCTCAACATTCCGCTGCCGCCCGATTGCGGTGATCACGAATATCTGCGGGTGTTAAGCGAGCAGATTATTCCCGAATTGCGGTTGTATCATCCGGATTTGCTGATCATCTCAGCCGGTTTTGATGCCCACGATGATGACCCGCTGGCGCAAATGCGCGTTTCCACCGAAGGTTTTCGCAAAATGACCCGGATGTTGCGGGAAGAAATGAAACAAATTAATGACGGTAAAATATTATCCGTTTTGGAAGGCGGCTATCATCACGAAAACCTGGCCGCAAGTTTGTTGGCACATCTGGAGGCATTGGTAGAAACAGAGTAA